A region from the Pseudomonas sp. KU26590 genome encodes:
- the tssK gene encoding type VI secretion system baseplate subunit TssK yields MNTHKVIWQEGMLLRPQHFQHNDRYYDHQLKIRTQLMGGYVWGFLTLEIDLQFLNMGKLVINQASGILPDGSVFELGGHTESLALDIPANTGNTPVYLALPLVTGNHVEARRPEQSDVLARYTAYDAQVADSNAGDDAACQVSCGRPDFRLLLGEQQSDHAYVKLKICDVLDTTPDGVVSLAPDFVPTYLQSHASSYLLSCLKEVISMLSHRGDSIAERIRSSGTVAGAQVGDFMMLQLINRAELLLRHYLGLEHVHPEALYRALLTLLGDLATFSSDSKRPRLDSRYRHSDQGESFRTLMEALRQMLSMVLEQHAIELVLQPRQYGITVSPLHDRTLLGSASFVLAASANCDSEELRHRLPAHFKVAPVERIRQLVNLHLPGIKLTPLPVAPRQIAFHSNKTYFVLELSSEDLAQLERSGGFAFHVSGEFAELELKFWAIRN; encoded by the coding sequence ATGAATACTCACAAAGTCATCTGGCAGGAGGGCATGCTGCTGCGTCCGCAGCACTTCCAGCACAACGACCGCTATTACGACCACCAGCTGAAAATCCGCACTCAGTTAATGGGTGGCTACGTCTGGGGATTCCTGACCCTGGAGATCGACCTGCAGTTTTTGAACATGGGCAAACTGGTGATCAACCAGGCGTCGGGCATCCTCCCTGACGGCAGCGTGTTCGAGTTGGGCGGTCACACAGAGTCGTTGGCCCTCGACATACCGGCCAATACCGGCAACACGCCGGTTTACCTGGCATTGCCGTTGGTCACCGGCAATCACGTGGAAGCCCGGCGACCGGAGCAGTCCGATGTGCTGGCGCGTTACACCGCCTATGACGCGCAAGTCGCCGATTCAAACGCAGGTGATGACGCGGCGTGCCAAGTCAGCTGCGGTCGTCCCGACTTCAGATTGCTGCTGGGCGAACAGCAGAGCGACCATGCTTACGTCAAGCTGAAGATCTGCGACGTGCTCGACACCACCCCTGACGGGGTGGTCAGCCTCGCTCCGGATTTCGTCCCGACCTATCTTCAGTCTCACGCCTCCAGCTATCTGCTGTCGTGCCTGAAGGAAGTGATCAGCATGCTCAGTCACCGGGGCGACAGCATTGCCGAACGCATCCGCTCCAGCGGCACGGTCGCTGGCGCGCAAGTGGGCGACTTCATGATGCTTCAGCTGATCAATCGCGCCGAACTGCTGCTGCGTCACTACCTGGGTCTGGAGCACGTGCATCCGGAAGCACTCTACCGCGCGTTGCTGACCTTGCTGGGTGATCTGGCGACTTTCTCGAGTGACAGCAAGCGGCCGCGTCTGGACAGCCGCTATCGGCACAGCGATCAAGGGGAAAGCTTTCGCACGCTAATGGAAGCGCTGCGACAGATGCTGTCGATGGTGCTGGAGCAACACGCTATCGAGTTGGTGCTACAGCCGCGTCAATACGGCATTACCGTCTCGCCGCTGCACGATCGCACGCTGCTGGGTTCTGCCTCCTTTGTCTTGGCGGCGAGTGCCAATTGCGACTCCGAGGAACTGCGCCATCGTCTGCCCGCGCATTTCAAGGTTGCACCGGTGGAGCGTATCCGCCAGTTGGTGAACCTGCACCTGCCCGGCATCAAGCTCACCCCGTTGCCGGTGGCGCCGCGGCAAATTGCGTTTCATTCGAACAAAACCTACTTCGTCCTCGAACTCAGCTCCGAAGACCTGGCGCAGCTCGAGCGCTCCGGTGGTTTCGCGTTCCACGTGTCCGGCGAGTTCGCCGAGCTTGAGCTCAAATTCTGGGCCATCAGGAACTGA
- the icmH gene encoding type IVB secretion system protein IcmH/DotU — protein sequence MIKDNDYRQDHKTVLVSRQGHGPASKPITDSTPPPRFEQLEERMIYAARLGPAQTFNVGMNPLVAAASELLSEVVRLKSGDLPQDMSALHEHLTRVMKSFEARALYNGAESSQVAGARYVLCTALDEAVVTSGWGNESEWSQMSLLSRFHQETFGGEKFFQLLDRLSKNPVKHLPMLELMYLCLSLGFEGRYRVQTRGVQELENIRDAVYRQIRQLRGDAPRELSPHWEGLSNQRRSLVRIVPSWMVVGFTLVCLIVMYSGFAWVLGEHRNAVLRPYQPFDKPAVHPQSPPQAQP from the coding sequence ATGATCAAGGATAACGATTACCGCCAGGACCACAAAACCGTGCTGGTCAGCCGGCAGGGTCATGGCCCGGCATCGAAGCCGATCACGGATTCCACGCCGCCGCCGCGCTTCGAACAACTGGAAGAACGCATGATCTACGCCGCGCGCCTGGGCCCGGCGCAGACGTTCAATGTCGGCATGAACCCGCTTGTGGCCGCTGCATCGGAGCTGTTGTCCGAGGTGGTACGGCTCAAGAGCGGTGACCTCCCGCAAGACATGAGTGCGCTCCATGAGCATTTGACCCGCGTGATGAAATCCTTTGAAGCGCGCGCGCTGTACAACGGCGCCGAGAGCAGTCAGGTCGCGGGCGCCCGCTATGTGCTCTGCACTGCGCTGGATGAGGCCGTGGTAACGAGTGGCTGGGGCAACGAAAGCGAGTGGTCGCAGATGAGCCTGCTCAGCAGGTTTCATCAGGAAACCTTCGGCGGCGAAAAGTTCTTCCAGCTGCTGGATCGACTCTCGAAAAACCCGGTGAAGCATCTGCCGATGCTGGAGCTGATGTACCTGTGCCTGTCGCTGGGTTTCGAGGGCCGCTACCGGGTACAGACCCGGGGCGTGCAGGAACTGGAGAACATTCGCGACGCGGTCTATCGGCAAATTCGTCAGCTGCGCGGTGATGCGCCTCGCGAGCTGTCGCCCCATTGGGAAGGCCTGAGCAACCAGCGCCGAAGTCTGGTGCGCATTGTGCCCAGCTGGATGGTGGTGGGCTTCACCCTGGTCTGTCTGATCGTGATGTATTCGGGCTTTGCCTGGGTGCTGGGGGAACACCGGAACGCCGTGCTTCGACCTTATCAGCCGTTTGATAAGCCTGCCGTTCACCCGCAATCGCCGCCGCAAGCGCAGCCGTAA